From Gemmatimonadota bacterium, one genomic window encodes:
- a CDS encoding Rdx family protein → MDIEAVLEVGEGGQFDVLADGKVIASRGGNVFARILGGGWPKPDEVVAALSAHR, encoded by the coding sequence TTGGACATTGAAGCTGTGCTCGAGGTCGGTGAGGGCGGTCAGTTCGACGTGCTTGCGGACGGCAAGGTTATCGCTTCGCGTGGGGGGAACGTGTTCGCCCGCATCCTGGGCGGCGGCTGGCCGAAGCCTGACGAGGTTGTTGCCGCACTCAGTGCGCATCGTTGA